The region ACAATTCTTGACTCCCGTATAAGTAAAGTGGCCCTTGGGGAATCTCCTCTCCAGACTATATCCTTTTCCCTCATGGGAGGCGAAGTTAGTGTTGACGATGAATCTAATTCCGATAGCAGTAATATAAAAATCGTCGTCCAGAATATTACAAATTCTACTCCTGCAGAGGAGTTTAATTGCTCATTGGGTACCTTCGAATATACCCTCGATGAGAGACAGGTTGCCTATGAAGGTGGCGGTATCTGGTCAAAATATAGGAGTAATGGCGGTTCTGTGATGGTTTCACCTCCGGAATTTCATTACAACGGGGAAACACTCACTTTACCTATAATGACGATCAACGGCTCCTCCTCAACGGCAGGGAAAGGAGAAGTAAACATTGCCGTAACATCGGACAACAGGCCTTTTGTCTTGTATCCCAACACATCCATATCGACATCAAGAACAAATCCTGTGACCTCGGATAAGATCTATATCTATATTGAAAGTGAATATTATGATGCGTGGGCCAATTATGCAGAGTCAATGGTCTATACCAATGCGGAAAAGGATGATGTCAATAAAACCGCAATTATTGAATTGGACGTGGTTCCTCCCATGGGAACAACAACCCTTACAAACCAGATTAAAATTGGGGCTGTAAATGCATCAAATCCTCTGCCTATCGATGATTTTCATCTGGACCTTGAAGCCGAAGATTCCAACAGTGATGGCTTAAATCCATCTAAATATGAGATAGAGGCAACTTCAGGAACTAAAAGCCTGATATACAATATTGCAAAAAAAAATAATAACCAGCTGCAAATTGAAGTTACATATAAAGATACATCCGTGGGACCGGAGCATATAGAACACTGGGATGGAGTAGATTATTTCCAGATAAATGGCACTAAATCCGAAGCTGAAAGTACCATTGATTTTTTGAACAGCTCTTTTGTAATGGAATATACACCCCCTAATACCAACCAAAACGGTGCAGATCCGGATTTCTCATGGAACGACTCCCAGGAGGATACAACCGAACTTCCCGATGTTGTCATCGAGGAAGGGAACACATCATTTTATCTGAATGATCTCACACAGCATTATTTGAAATTACTGACAAAAGATGGTTCTGTGGTTTTTAATATCGATGGTGGCTCACAGGACCCGGTGGATTATGAAAATTCTGCTGTAACTATAAATTATGATGAGAGAGCCGGAGCAATCACATATTTGCATGTAACGCAGAATGAACTTGAAATAGATATAACAAACTGAATAATATGGACTTTAATTATCTTCATTATGACCCGTAGATTTCCGTGCCGTTCTTGAGTTTCTTTATATTTTTTCCACAACAGAAAGTTTGTTCCGGTCCACTTCAAGTCCGGCAAGTTTTTCCATGAACCAGATGTATCTCACATGTTCATCGGGAGACATTTTTCAGTCGGTTTTTTCGATATATATTACTCAGATGTGCTTGTACCATACATTCATATTTTCAAGATTGCCAGAGATATTGGTATTTTGAACAAGTTTTCCGGTAAATTCATACCCCAGTCTTGCAAAAACCGTATTCATACCATAGGACGCGGCCCGGGCGATGGTATACAGTGTAAGGATACCTTTCTTGTTCATTTCTTTTTCCATTTTTGAGAGGAGATGAGTGGACAAACCCATTCCCCTGAATTGAGGGAGTGTAGCAAAGTCGGTCATTTCTGCATTCCGGTTTTCAAAATCGATCTCGGAAGAGGAAAGGGCAACTATGCCACCTTCATTTTCAACTGCGAAATATGCAACATTATCTTCCATGGTTTCTTTCAGGTATGTCGGATCCTGGATAGGAAAAGGATATGTAGGGAACACCTCGGCGTATATCCTGGCCATTGCGGGCAAATCCGCTTCCGTACACATCCGGATCAGAAAGCCTTCGGGTAATTCATGTTTCCTGATATCTCCTGCCTTATCCCTGGCTGTGGAGATGATCCGGTCGTCTTCAGCCTGTGTGTCCTCTTTTCTGCGCTCTGAGAAATACTTACACATGAACAGGGCTTCCATCTTGCCAGAATAATAGCCCGGTACACCGGCCTCCTTTACATATCCCTTTGCTTCAAAAGTTGCTCTGGAATCTGCAGGGATTTTTGCAAATATCTTGCTGTAGCCGCGTTTTTCTGCCAACCTATCCATTTCAGGTATAAGATCAGGGAGGTCCCCGGTATCCAGTTTCATAAGGTAAATACGATCGTTGTATGTACCGTGCTGGATGAGGGAGTTGCCAAATTTTTCGATTATATCACTCAACGTCCCTTCTCTCCATTCTATCGGTATCCTCCGGTACAAGACTTACAGCTTCATCATAATCTGCAAGCAGTTTTGCAATACCTGTAGATTTATATTCAGCTGCATCATCAAGTTTGAGCTGTAGTTTGCATTCCTCACATTTACGATCACAGTATATCGGCTCGTAGGAATCCGGTTCCTTGTATGAGGTGATGACTCCCTCATAGTTACGCAGGATTACCCTGTTGGTTGACCAGGATATAAGATAGGAAGGCATAACTGGTATTTTGCCACCTCCGTGGGGGGCATCTATAACATAAGTGGGTACTGCAAAACCGCTTGTATGGCCTATCAGGTGTTCCATAATTTCAATACCCTTACCTACCGGTGTCCGGAAATGGGAGAGGCCTTCGGACAGGTCGCACTGGTAGAGATAATAAGGACGTACACGATTTTGCACAAGTTTATGTACAAGACTTTTCATAATCCTGTGACAGTCATTCACTCCTGAAAGCAACACCGTCTGGTTCCCGAGAGGAATTCCTGCATCCGCAAGTTTGCGCAGGGCCTCTCTGGAAGATGCTGTTACCTCACGTGGATGGTTGAAATGGGTGTTGATCCAGAGAGGATGATGCTTTTTGAGTATTTCTACAAGATCATCAGTTACCCTGTAAGGAAGCACCACAGGCATCCTTGTACCGATACGAATTATCTCAACATGAGGAATTTCCCTCAATTTTGTCAGGATCCAGTCCAGATAAGCATCAGGAAGCATAAAAGGATCTCCACCTGAAAGCAGTACATCGCGTACATGGGGCGTATTTCTGATGTATTCCAGTCCTTCAGAGACTGCATCCCTGGTAGGAATGGAATCCACATCTCCCACCTTTCTCTTACGTGTGCAATGCCTGCAGTACATCGAACAGGTGTTACTTATATGGAACA is a window of Methanohalophilus mahii DSM 5219 DNA encoding:
- a CDS encoding DUF7289 family protein, giving the protein MIRMKNLSVSCKAVSSVIGILLMFALTVGSISAMMVYSVPVIDELKDNSKSQKVEQAFTILDSRISKVALGESPLQTISFSLMGGEVSVDDESNSDSSNIKIVVQNITNSTPAEEFNCSLGTFEYTLDERQVAYEGGGIWSKYRSNGGSVMVSPPEFHYNGETLTLPIMTINGSSSTAGKGEVNIAVTSDNRPFVLYPNTSISTSRTNPVTSDKIYIYIESEYYDAWANYAESMVYTNAEKDDVNKTAIIELDVVPPMGTTTLTNQIKIGAVNASNPLPIDDFHLDLEAEDSNSDGLNPSKYEIEATSGTKSLIYNIAKKNNNQLQIEVTYKDTSVGPEHIEHWDGVDYFQINGTKSEAESTIDFLNSSFVMEYTPPNTNQNGADPDFSWNDSQEDTTELPDVVIEEGNTSFYLNDLTQHYLKLLTKDGSVVFNIDGGSQDPVDYENSAVTINYDERAGAITYLHVTQNELEIDITN
- the ablB gene encoding putative beta-lysine N-acetyltransferase, producing MSDIIEKFGNSLIQHGTYNDRIYLMKLDTGDLPDLIPEMDRLAEKRGYSKIFAKIPADSRATFEAKGYVKEAGVPGYYSGKMEALFMCKYFSERRKEDTQAEDDRIISTARDKAGDIRKHELPEGFLIRMCTEADLPAMARIYAEVFPTYPFPIQDPTYLKETMEDNVAYFAVENEGGIVALSSSEIDFENRNAEMTDFATLPQFRGMGLSTHLLSKMEKEMNKKGILTLYTIARAASYGMNTVFARLGYEFTGKLVQNTNISGNLENMNVWYKHI
- the kamA gene encoding lysine 2,3-aminomutase yields the protein MTQHTQAQKEIAKKIDSDTVIANWKDWRWQLKHSIGDVDTFETLLGIKFKAEEKDKLKQTLEKFPLSVTPYYLSLIDTDDFRNDPIFLQAFPSPKELDIDEDDLEDPLSEDEDSPVEGITHRYPDRVLFHISNTCSMYCRHCTRKRKVGDVDSIPTRDAVSEGLEYIRNTPHVRDVLLSGGDPFMLPDAYLDWILTKLREIPHVEIIRIGTRMPVVLPYRVTDDLVEILKKHHPLWINTHFNHPREVTASSREALRKLADAGIPLGNQTVLLSGVNDCHRIMKSLVHKLVQNRVRPYYLYQCDLSEGLSHFRTPVGKGIEIMEHLIGHTSGFAVPTYVIDAPHGGGKIPVMPSYLISWSTNRVILRNYEGVITSYKEPDSYEPIYCDRKCEECKLQLKLDDAAEYKSTGIAKLLADYDEAVSLVPEDTDRMERRDVE